The Argopecten irradians isolate NY chromosome 4, Ai_NY, whole genome shotgun sequence genome has a window encoding:
- the LOC138321448 gene encoding toll-like receptor 6: protein MSSMKYLMCVAALIAGCRSTVVRNFSLSDIAMDLIATVPGNCYFSKEDEIESDLYSVHKVGRVEDITKIQSTINITCRVGYQEKPWNWTTFQKVVYSFADAHSGFYIGLTVACSSGGSVVMTRPHEARLIRSLSIVGCEIHSYNVLNPAMVTKQKNDLEHFLLKNCIRYFRLSDILEEVKGGNVSCVISPRLVYYHQHNVSNKYEPDVKLMLDDRQLLVKYDKQKVCRCPALEYLELSGHDYSKETNDASILFPGWRSQSLYPKLKVLVLSRNHMKQVPYHLYSYRWWTQFGALEQIDFSRNQITSLPFRHRQPNQSNPRLSVEMTSNAIELVTEDEVRNLFEFWPNTVSLVDNPIVCNCSISDVVTLLNQTKIMDNSHSSIYDRVGNSVQCAYPGNMAGLTLLDLTQYTACDNDLGYFVPEKQISSSESVESFPMHLPEGSEKYIALICGVVIGSALITALVLWFLKERKHARASRLSYHHPSPIVDNKTFDAFISYSSLDEAWVMDKLYTFLVSKGFQVCLHHKDFIPGACISENIINSIDRSRHTVLVLSPNFLVSEWCLLEFRKAFQQSLMEKNGHLIVVVKESVDQVSLENDMRHFMQTHTYLSLSDGHFWEKLNRSLT, encoded by the coding sequence ATGTCGTCGATGAAATATTTGATGTGCGTGGCTGCTCTAATAGCCGGCTGTCGCTCTACGGTTGTACGCAATTTTAGCCTCTCAGATATTGCGATGGACTTGATAGCCACTGTGCCGGGGAATTGTTACTTTAGTAAGGAGGACgagatcgaaagtgatttgtacaGTGTCCACAAGGTCGGTCGTGTGGAGGACATCACCAAAATCCAAAGCACCATCAACATAACTTGTCGTGTAGGCTACCAAGAGAAACCGTGGAATTGGACGACATTTCAAAAAGTTGTTTACTCCTTCGCCGACGCGCACAGCGGTTTCTACATAGGTTTGACGGTTGCTTGTTCTTCTGGCGGTTCTGTAGTGATGACAAGACCCCACGAGGCGAGGCTCATTCGCTCATTGTCCATAGTAGGATGTGAAATACACTCTTACAATGTTCTGAATCCAGCCATGGTTACCAAGCAAAAGAACGACCTTGAACATTTCTTATTGAAAAACTGCATACGTTATTTTCGACTCAGTGACATATTGGAAGAGGTTAAAGGGGGAAATGTGAGTTGTGTCATCAGCCCACGTCTAGTCTATTACCACCAACACAACGTCTCTAATAAGTATGAACCAGACGTCAAGCTGATGCTAGATGATCGCCAGTTACTGGTTAAATATGATAAACAGAAGGTCTGCCGTTGCCCTGCTCTAGAATACCTTGAGCTTTCTGGGCACGATTATTCAAAAGAAACGAACGATGCCAGTATTCTCTTTCCCGGTTGGCGCTCGCAATCTTTGTACCCAAAACTCAAAGTTCTTGTCTTATCAAGAAATCACATGAAGCAAGTGCCCTATCATCTGTATTCTTATAGATGGTGGACTCAATTTGGAGCATTGGAACAAATAGACTTCTCTAGGAATCAAATTACGTCACTTCCGTTTAGACACAGACAGCCTAACCAGTCTAACCCAAGATTGTCAGTCGAAATGACCAGTAATGCCATAGAATTAGTAACTGAGGATGAAGTTAGAAATCTATTTGAGTTTTGGCCGAATACAGTGTCACTTGTCGATAACCCTATCGTATGCAACTGTAGTATAAGCGATGTTGTAACGCTTCTTAACCAAACGAAGATAATGGACAACTCGCACTCATCAATCTACGACAGAGTTGGAAACAGTGTACAATGTGCTTACCCCGGTAATATGGCTGGTCTGACTCTTCTAGATCTGACACAATATACAGCGTGCGATAACGACCTCGGATACTTTGTTCCGGAGAAGCAGATATCTTCCTCCGAGTCTGTGGAATCTTTCCCTATGCATTTACCCGAGGGATCTGAAAAATACATTGCGTTGATTTGTGGAGTAGTTATTGGAAGCGCCTTAATCACAGCATTGGTACTGTGGTTTCTAAAGGAACGTAAACATGCACGTGCATCTAGATTGTCCTACCACCATCCATCGCCAATTGTGGACAACAAGACATTCGACGCGTTTATCTCTTACAGTTCCCTTGATGAAGCGTGGGTGATGGACAAACTGTACACTTTCCTGGTATCGAAAGGTTTCCAAGTCTGTTTGCACCATAAGGACTTCATACCCGGCGCCTGTATATCTGAGAATATCATCAATAGTATTGATAGAAGTAGACACACCGTTTTAGTGTTGTCGCCAAACTTTCTTGTCAGCGAATGGTGTCTGTTGGAATTCCGCAAAGCTTTCCAGCAGTCCTTAATGGAGAAAAACGGTCATCTCATCGTCGTTGTCAAGGAAAGTGTTGATCAAGTATCGCTGGAAAATGACATGAGACATTTCATGCAGACTCACACTTATTTGTCTTTAAGCGATGGCCATTTTTGGGAAAAGCTCAACCGATCACTAACCTAA